The following is a genomic window from Danaus plexippus chromosome 28, MEX_DaPlex, whole genome shotgun sequence.
TACAACCACAACTACTGTGATCGGCCTTAAGTTCGACAAAGGCTGTGTGATCGCCGCTGACACGCTCGGTTCCTACGGGTCCCTGGCCCGGTTCCGGGACTGTCCCCGAGTACTGAAGGTCAACGACTTGATCCTGTTAGGATCTGGCGGAGACTATGCTGATTACCAATATTTGAAAGATATCATTGAACAGAAAATGTTAGTATTAAGGGAGAACGCATGAtcagttttaattatagtttccGAACTGTTATTAAGTAACAAttctttagaaataatttaataacatcctTATGACATAAACTTTTACTTTACCCAGGCTAGAAATTGATCACAATTTGTTgctacaatttaataatatgtataaatcattaaatttaacatcaatatcaaataaataataatttaaatatttccataatttatataattctatgttaaaacaatataatcatCATAACAGTATTGACGAACAATGTATCGGTGACGGTCTCAACTTGAAGCCTAAGTCTTTGCACTGCTGGTTGACTCGCGTGCTGTACAACAAGCGCAGTAAGATGGATCCCTTGTGGAGCAATTACATAGTGGCGGGAATACAGGTatgacaaaacattttatctataaatattgtaaccaAGTAAAGTAACGTATGACCGATCGAGGATGAAATTTATGTGTTGTTGtcagataatttatataaataaaccttaTGTCTGATCATCTTCAACTCGATGTGGAAATAATGTCAGCGAAGAAATAGACATAACAGATTTTAGTGTGAACAttagataaataattgaaattaaactgTCTACGCAATTACAATTTtcatatagatattatttataagaatctcagtatatgatatatttatttaatgtaaaaatattctataataattctgatagttaatatatgtatttttgcttacaaaatcttatattttttttaatattatttaattatatatattaaatttcggtcaattttataattgcaacttttgttatatttgtatcgTAATAGGTATAAATTCCatcaagtttttatttatcaaataatattctaaaccCAAATGGTGTTGATACAGCTTAAAATGTAtgatatatagtattatactgaaaatagcctatttttttttatttctgaggATATTAGAagcattgtttaatttttaattccaatCAGATAGATGTCCCTACTAATCTTAAGGGTAACCGACAATATTATAAGTCAATTTACAAGTATATTAACAtacactaataatataaaagttttttgcgAATAATCATTCAACTAAAGCCAAGATTTTCGCATAAACAACccatgttttttttctattatttaaaaagctacCTAGTCGCGACTGTGCAGCGACCGTTATCACATAtcgtgtagtttttaaaataataaaaagacacgtagtatatccgaaacaCTTGGTTTTATTTACCAGATGCACCATCATCATTGACCAATTACTTTGTCAACATGaagattattcaaaaaaattacttttagtacttatcacatatattttttataatttatcaggACGGAGAACCGTTTCTTGGAGCTGTAGACAAGCTTGGAACTGCTTATGAAGATGCAGCAATCGCTACAGGTCTTGGAGCGTACATGGCAACACCATTACTAAGAGATGCCGTTGAAAAAGGACCTATAGATGAGGAAACTGCTAAGTATGTTCGGAACTCATTATATGAATCTTCCTGTCACTGTATATGAATATACTACGagcgatttatatttaatatcatatgtaTACCAAAAAATcatgtttaaaactttattcttatctgtatgtctgtttgttccggctaATCCCTAAACAATGGGATCAGATTCGATAGAACTTTCACAGCACATAGTCAAATGAACAGGAGTAAATTAggctaatttaattttttactttaactttGTCCAGGAATGTAGTCCGTAAATGTATGGAGGTGCTTTTCTATCGGGACGCCAGATCCTTCCCTCGCTATCAGCTCGGGGTTGTGAACACCGAGGGGGTCACTGTATCGGAGACCATTGAACTCAAACATGACTGGACCCTGGCCCACATGATACATATGaactgatttataatataaagaattgatgatttattatagttttattatttaattaattatatatatataatttctaaactaactttcataaagaaatttttttttgttatgtaccCATGTATTGGCTgtgttttaacataaaataaagtaaaccCTTTTTTAAACGCAAGCACACAACATACTATGTAATGGTATTTGCACGGTAAGGACAAAAGCACATTTATCTTAGATAAAAAAGTTCATGCTACATAAAAACTATGAGGGAGAAAATTAGATTTATGAACAAATTTGAATGGTCACTGcactaaatacaaataaacatgtCTTATGCCATATATTTAACAGGCATATATTAGcaagttttgtaattataagtagtacctacaaaatatatactctgttataaatgattaatttatttccatgCTACTACTTAGTAAGATGAATGTCAAGactatactttaataaatgcttttaaattaaataaacacttaaaattacttcTACTAGATGGCGCAATTTGAAAGTGGAAGTGCCATCTAGTGTAAAAAAGAAGACTAAAGGAACCTATTGATTATACTTTTCCACTAGATGTCaatgttgataaaaatatagtagttGTTCTGAATCACGCTAACGATGTTTTAAAGGTTCCTGACTATATAGACGAAATTGAAAGCAGGACAAGTGTACTCGCTTCGGCAGTACATATACTAAAATTGGAACGATACAGAGAAGATTAGCATGGCCCCTGCGCAAGGATGACACGCAAAATCGTGAAGCGTTCCACATTTTTTTGACTAATTTGATACACGTACATTATGTATTAggatttataacttttatttcagatCACATGGTGCGGATAGATCTGTAGGTGTGACGATGgatttttgtgtgtttgttgttttaacaatataattatgtattttcttaGGAATGTCACAGAGAGTTGTTATTATTCTTACAGCTGTTATTATCGTTCTTCAGTAAAGGGTCGCACAGTGgttacaacaacaacaacatgtAATCCGATTTACTTTTCGATACAGCAGAGTATGGATCGAAATTATTAGGacctaacaataaaattgatgataaacattttctataattaatttctgtgCTGTGTGGTTCATCTAAAAATTTggttatatatatctgtattgtTTCTCGTTTTGGTAactttgttgtttgttttttttgttttggctCATTACTAGTAATATGATGTCACATTATTCCATCGGTGGTCAGACAAAGGGCTATTGCTTGTTATCGTCTGttgtaaaaagatattttaagcatttttatatagttttcgtGAGACCTTTCATTATTCTATGAGAGATTTTCGTGGTAAGACTTCTGTGAATATCTCAAGAAAACTCTAACGGGCAAAATTctctaagaaataatttatcgtACTGAAACTATTGGGTCCAGTAGACGAACATGTGCTCTAAGTAGTCTACCGTCTAGTACCTACTGTGTTTGTCCTCTCATTAAAAGTCTCATTTCTCCGAATCACTGAGACAATTGTAAGCCGTTCCAAATAGACCAATGTTTATGGACTATGACCATACTCAGTCCCGTTTGTTTGTCGATAATCAGTTTTTAATAGGCATATcgttgatatatatttttaatgctgtGTACCACCCTTATCTACTTAACAGCCTTCTTGCACTTTACTTACACATTTACCGATTAACTTTCCACGCGTCTGTGTTCAAGAAACGAAAACGGTTATATTCGTACGTACGTATGTTATTAGCgtcaaaaataagataaaatttttaattttatttggattGACAATGACAAAATAACACATGCACATGCTCCCACCGGCGCAAACTGGagtgtttttcattatttatcgCCGTTGACTAACCGAGTAGCGTGTTTACCGTTCACGAAAGTAATCTCTGACCTTTATGAGAATCGGTCGGATAGGTTTACAATACgaccataatatataaaactgaacACCAGGCGGCGCTTGTCTAAGAAGCTGTGACGCCATCTAGCGTCGATATCATtgacattgttattttttaatgctgAGTGATGTTATGAATCACGCTAACGATATTTTAAAGGTTCCTGACTATATAGACGAAATTGAAAGCACGACAAGTGTACTCGCTTCGGCAGTACATATACTAAAATTGGAACGATACAGAGAAGATTAGCATGGCCCCTGCGCAAGGATGACACGCAAAATCGTGAAGCGTTCCACATTTTTTTGACTAATTTGATACACGTACATTATGTATTAggatttataacttttatttcagatCACATGGTGCGGATAGATCTGTAGGTGTGACGATGgatttttgtgtgtttgttgttttaacaatataattatgtattttcttaGGAATGTCACAGAGAGTTGTTATTATTCTTACAGCTGTTATTATCGTTCTTCAGTAAAGGGTCGCACAGTGgttacaacaacaacaacatgtAATCCGATTTACTTTTCGATACAGCAGAGTATGGATCGAAATTATTAGGacctaacaataaaattgatgataaatattttctataatcaaCTTCTGAGCTGTGGGGTTCCTCTAAAAATTTGGTTACACATATCTGTATTGTTTCTCGTTTTGGTAactttgttgtttgttttttttgttttggctCATTACTAGTAATATGATGTCACATTATTCCATCGGTGGTCAGACAAAGGGCTATTGCTTGTTATCGTCTGttgtaaaaagatattttaagcatttttatatagttttcgtGAGACCTTTCATTATTCTATGAGAGATTTTCGTGGTAAGACTTCTGTGAATATCTCAAGAAAACTCTAACGGGCAAAATTctctaagaaataatttatcgtACTGAAACTATTGGGTCCAGTAGACGAACATGTGCTCTAAGTAGTCTACCGTCTAGTACCTACTGTGTTTGTCCTCTCATTAAAAGTCTCATTTCTCCGAATCACTGAGACAATTGTAAGCCGTTCCAAATAGACCAATGTTTATGGACTATGACCATACTCAGTCCCGTTTGTTTGTCGATAATCAGTTTTTAATAGGCATATcgttgatatatatttttaatgctgtGTACCACCCTTATCTACTTAACAGCCTTCTTGCACTTTACTCACACATTTACCGATTAACTTTCCACGCGTCTGTGTTTAAGAAACGAAAACGGTTATATTCGTACGTACGTATGTTATTAGCgtcaaaaataagataaaatttttaattttatttggattGACAATGACAAAATAACACATGCACATGCTCCCACCGGCGCAAACTGGagtgtttttcattatttatcgCCGTTGACTAACCGAGTAGCGTGTTTACCGTTCACGAAAGTAATCTCTGACCTTTATGAGAATCGGTCGGATAGGTTTACAATACgaccataatatataaaactgaacACCAGGCGGCGCTTGTCTAAGAAGCTGTGACGCCATCTAGCGTCGATATCATtgacattgttattttttaatgctgAGTGATGTTATGAATCACGCTAACGATATTTTAAAGGTTCCTGACTATATAGACGAAATTGAAAGCACGACAAGTGTACTCGCTTCGGCAGTACATATACTAAAATTGGAACGATACAGAGAAGATTAGCATGGCCCCTGCGCAAGGATGACACGCAAAATCGTGAAGCGTTCCacatttttttgacaaatttgATACACATACATTATGTATTAggatttataacttttatttcagatCACATGGTGGGGATAGAGCTGTAGGTGTGACAATGgatttttgtgtgtttgttgtttcaacaatataattatgtattttcttaGGAATGTCACAGAGGATTGTCATTATTCTTACAGCTGTTATTATCGTTCTTCAGTAAAGGGTCGCACAGTGGTCACAACAACAACGTGTAATACGATTTACTTCTATCtgtattttttctcattttggtatttttgtgtttttttttcttattactaGTAATATGATGTCacattatgagatctaagactttcgcgagttttattcatttaaagaaatctaatatatttcggatatactacgcggttttttattattttaaaactacatgttCCCGACGTTtgggttacttttcagcaaccgtgatcacgggtagacGAGATGTGCCCGTCACATAGTATATCTGAAATACATTCGTTTTCAAATGATGTCACATTATTCAATCGGTGGCCAGACAAAGGgttattgtttgttatctTCTCTTAATAGCAATTGAGTATTGTGCCcttgttttatactttaattacagTTCTAAGTTAAAACTTCAGCGTATTAACTTTGGTTTCCTAGATCATGACAGGGTTGTTTTCTTTTCGATTCGTTCCcatgttcaataaaatttccttattACCCAATCAAGCAATGACACCGCTGTCGACTGTTCTTTGCGGTAGGTTTTGCTTTGCGGTAGTATTTCTACCAATGATCAGATACTaagattatatttcatttgttactacgtgtttgatgtttttttgttgctttacttatttaaatcctTTATGTCTTTGTGATCAGTAATCAGTTAGATTCATATTATTGGATTTTAGTGTTATTTCATGACGATGAACTCCCTCTTAactctattttattaagacgTTCGTTTTGACCAATCTCATTGACCTGCTGGCAACTAATTATGTATTTGCTATAGATTCTAAGTTATTTAGGCTTTCTTTTGTGATTCTCTAAGATCTGTTTTTATTGAAGCTAATTCcatttttgttacttattatCTTTTCGTgagtaatttttgtttgttttgttcaaATTGCCTCGTTTTTAATTCGGAAcagtaaagtaaataataacgattttattattaatttcttgacCTTTTGACAACTTTTCATGTGAAATAtactctataataaaaaacttctatATATAACCTGTAG
Proteins encoded in this region:
- the LOC116776135 gene encoding proteasome subunit beta type-4, with amino-acid sequence MAFAGNFMNPAPLWHNGPSPGAFYSFPANTTSMGPSKETVADFKAHSATPITTTTTVIGLKFDKGCVIAADTLGSYGSLARFRDCPRVLKVNDLILLGSGGDYADYQYLKDIIEQKIIDEQCIGDGLNLKPKSLHCWLTRVLYNKRSKMDPLWSNYIVAGIQDGEPFLGAVDKLGTAYEDAAIATGLGAYMATPLLRDAVEKGPIDEETAKNVVRKCMEVLFYRDARSFPRYQLGVVNTEGVTVSETIELKHDWTLAHMIHMN